From the genome of Oryza glaberrima chromosome 1, OglaRS2, whole genome shotgun sequence:
TGATACTTTTTGGACGTAACTGAGTGAAACCAATCCAGTGGTTGCGATTTGTCCAGTTGCAACCTGCACATATATATCACATGTCTCCATTAATTATACAAATTTAATGTCAAGTTGACCATCCAGCTACCAATTAAGTAACCGATATGAATTCTAATGTCTCTTACAATTCAATGAACCAAAAAAAGGGTCAATTCAATATTTCAACAATGTCTCAAAAAACCACTACCAGTTTACTAATCATATGAAAGAGCCATCTGAGCTCATACAATACAATTCATGGTTTGTATTTGCATCTGGTAGAACATTTATCACTAATGCATGCTTATTGCAcaagaaattaaaaatacaatGCTTGCAGTTAGTTTAGATTCAACAATGGGAGGCACTAGGGATGTAATAATAGAGTTTGTGAGAGGCAGCAAACTtgaagagaaaacaaaaggctGGCTGTCAGGATTATAAATTGCAAATAGTCCGATTCATATACATGTATGAACTTGTGTGTGCTATTTTGACTATTTGCTTACACGATATTACAAACAATTGTGGAAGTGGTAACTAACACCCCAGAGGTATTGACCTGTTGCCATGACTGCAAACGCGCTCTCATGACTAAGCCCCCCAAAGTAGTAATTAAGCAAATGCGTCCCCATGACTATATGGCTGAGCGCTAGAACAGCGCTTAGAAATCTATCCTATAAAACCTTGAACGTAGCCTTTTGAGGCCGTGGGCATTAGTTACATGGTAAATGAATGGTAACCTAACAACTTCACATGGGTGGACACTGTAATCATGATTCTTAAATAGCTTAAAGATAGGTAAACAAACTTACCATTTTCTTTGTGTCATATCGAGCAACAAAGCCAACTCCTGATTTTCTTTGTTGCCCAAGCCAGAAAGCTTCAGTTCCCAAGGAGAGGTTCTTAGTTACACTCTgaaacacacaaaaatattagtttaatatatatgttagaataaaAACATATTCTCTGCAACTCAATTCATGCAGTTAAATCAGGCATTTTCTTTTGGATCATGACCCTAACAAAAAAAGTGAACCGTTTAATCACTTTTATCCTCCAGTTTAATCAACAGAATCACATGGCAAACACCACAAAGTTACTTAAGAGATTTCTAGAGTTATATTCTTACGCTTATTGTACAAAGAAGCTACCACGGCACATTGTTTTTGAAATATGTTTGTCTTCTCTTAGCATTATTACTTCCTCTCTCCCAGTTTAGTGggcgttttttttttggttgttgttGATGTACCAAATCACAGGACACACTGGGGCTTTCAGCCAAGAGTGCTctgctacatgcatgcatgcaagcgaGGAGGTGCTGGCCACATAATTGGTGCATGCAGTGTGGCGCCATTTTAATTGGCTTATCCGTTTCATGCATGAGGAAACGGAGCGCTTCAATTTACTAGAATTTGGTGGCTTGGTGCTTTGTTTACATGCATTGTCTGCTTAATAGGGGCAGATCAGGAAGAAAATATATTGCATGCAAGGGCCTTAGCGAAATATTTTACACACCCTGTAAAtggggacagagggagtacttcgtCTAGGTAAATTTTAAgttgagaaaaggaaaagggaaaaaaagctGTCTAGTCATTACATCATATTAACAAGAACTGTCTTCATAGCAGCTGTCTATGCACTTACACAAGAATCTAAAATGTAGAAAATCCTCAAAGGGCATGGTTATTATATGCAAACACATAAACACATACCTGGATGTAGTTCCCTCCATAGAAGGCATTATTCCCAAGTTGGAACTGTGATCTAAAATCTTTGCCCTGCAATCAAAGATATAAAAGCAACACAAGTTATAAAATAAAGTACACCTTCAGATATAATTGATAGGAAGAAACTAAATAAAAGATATATCTATCTGGAATACACTATATCTCAAATACACCCCTTTACACTTGCGAGAAATTTAAACAGGAAACAACACAAAGTTTCATGGAAAGAAAAAGTTTCTTGCATTGGCCATTCCCAGTAGTATTCTTCAGAACTAGATATTATGGAAAAGGAAGGGGTAAAACTGGGAGGAAAGGGAACAAAAGAAAACTATGGAAATTATGTGTTGTTGAGAACTCCTAAGAAATGCATCACTACATCAACAAACACGTCTATCAAATTAACAAACTAGTAAAAATTAGGGGCACGTTTCAGAGTGTGCATTCCATCTTCACGTTCTTGATGTTTTCGATTGAAATTAAAGATACATGACAATAGGAATTTATTTGGAATGCAAAGTAATTGTAGGAAACAGACTGAAAATGAGCTATAACGCATTTCATTAAATCAGCCATAACTTTCTTTTGAAACTAAATTGTTCAGCATCTGCTAAGAAAGAGTCATCTGTTAATGATTCATGAGATGCATTATGAAAATACTACGAAAGTTTCGATGCCATCTCTTTTCTTAAAATCGTTCGGCAAGATAACAGGCTTTATGTTGTCCTAAGTGGAAATTTAAAAGATGCCAGAAAAAACAATCATATCTTCCATTATTCCatcattttcataaaaaaaaatagcaacaatATAGGACACACTTTCATTAAGTGAGAAGGATTCTATACCAAAACACAGTAGcttgttgaagaaaagaaaaaaaaatgtatcgcTGGAATGACATTGCCATCAAATAAATTTACCAAACTAGGAAAACCCATCATCACAAATCCAAATGTACACAAAGACTGACCTTATAATCAAAGCTAAACATGCCTTGGGAGTAATGGGGCTCGTTCGTCAACTGCCAGGATACATACAAGGTAAGCTAATTAGTAAGTACAAAAGGATGGTGTTAATTAGCGCTAATCTCATATTGAACACAGTTTGGCTCATATGGTTCCAAACAAAAAACCTGAGCATTTATCTTGAGGCAAAGATTTTCCAATAGATCGCACTTAACGCGACCGGTCACCCTCCCGTCGTGCGAAACCCTCCCAATGAGCATCATCTGGCAAATGAACCACACTAGGATCAACACTGAAACCAACCATATTAGAACACCAAGCATGAACCCCTTCACAGAAGAAAAGCATTGCAAACCTTGGGATCCATAAAGTTTGCGCCGAACTCGTAGTTGGAGGTGGGGACCTTGATCACATCCGCCCCCTGCGATGGGAGCTCCATGGATCCCATGGACACACTGAGGCGCACAAGGATTGTCACGATACAGCCAAAACCGCTAGTAATAATttacaaagggaaaaaaacgaGACTAGATGATGGGGGGAACCGGAAGTCGAACCTGTGGCTCAATCCGAAGAACGGGTTGAGCATCTTGGTGAAATCGAAGCGCAATCCCTCGAAGACATCGGGCTTCAGCGACACTGCAGCGAGAGAGGATCACACGGCGTCACCACCGAATCAACAACCACCACCAGATCAAGGGGGGGATGCAAagggaggcgggggcggggggcggAGGCTTACTGAAGGCCTCGCGCTGGATCTCCTCGTAGGGGACGGGGCAGGGGAGGTTCATGTAGTCCACCTTctcctcgtcggccgccgcgtccttctccgccggtggcggcgcctcCGCGGCCGCGGGGTCCACGAAGGGCGCGTAGCCCGTGGGTGGGGGAGGcggggccgcggcggaggcgtggCTGACGACCGCgcccatggcggtggcggcgcgcttGCGATttggggggaggcggcggcggcggcggagcgagagAGGGGGTAGGTCGGATGCGTGTCGTGGTGTGGGTTTTAGGAGGGTTTTCTGGAGTTGGGGGGGTTGACGGGCTCGGTGCTGGTAGGCGCCTCACACCCGTTGGATTTGCATCGGGATTCGTGCGTTGTATTTGGGAGGGGGCTTGATTCCTTCTTGGGCTTCAAGTATACGCTGCCGATTTTTTGTTGGCCAGAATTTAGGGATAAAATCTTTGTAAACGCAGAATAACCTAGCTATATTAATAATAATATGGTTTTTCAAGAGTATTATATCATAACTAATGGAACGGTAACGCAAGAGAATTCAGTAGATGCAAAAGTTAGGTGAACGAGAGTTAAGGTGGCAAGTAGTAGTCACACGATGCAGCGATAGTTGTCGGTGTCAAACACGGTAGATGTGAGGAATCACATATTCGGGGATCTACCAGGGGCTCAGAATGCAAACGGCATATTCGAGTGTGCTAGGGAGTAAGAGAGAACATGATCACGTATACAGGTTTAGCCTCTCGAATAATACCCCTCTCCTGGTCACTATCGAAGAAGTTCGTATAAGTTTTGGGAGGCTCTCGAGCTAGCTTAGCAAGCCAGATGCTCTTGCCAATTTCTAGCGTTTAACCCTCCTACAGGGTTTAAGATGGGCATTTATAACCTACAATTAATAGTCATCTCTTTCTCTCTGACGAGATACAAAACATTGTGCACACTCATAAGCTTGAGCTACCTCCTTCGACTCTCCATTAGATCTACTATAGTAGTCGACCTCCTGTTGGAATCCATGCTAGGCCCACTTACAGTCTCCTCGATATTTTACGCGTCTTAAAAGCCACGCCTGATGACCTGAGAGTGATTGAATCTTGGATACTCTGTATCTC
Proteins encoded in this window:
- the LOC127760949 gene encoding mitochondrial import receptor subunit TOM40-1-like — protein: MGAVVSHASAAAPPPPPTGYAPFVDPAAAEAPPPAEKDAAADEEKVDYMNLPCPVPYEEIQREAFMSLKPDVFEGLRFDFTKMLNPFFGLSHSVSMGSMELPSQGADVIKVPTSNYEFGANFMDPKMMLIGRVSHDGRVTGRVKCDLLENLCLKINAQLTNEPHYSQGMFSFDYKGKDFRSQFQLGNNAFYGGNYIQSVTKNLSLGTEAFWLGQQRKSGVGFVARYDTKKMVATGQIATTGLVSLSYVQKVSEKVSLASDFMYNHMAKDVTASFGYDYMLRQCRLRGKIDTNGVVSALLEERLTPGVNFVLSAELDHWKKDYKFGFGMVLGE